The bacterium genome contains a region encoding:
- the nifJ gene encoding pyruvate:ferredoxin (flavodoxin) oxidoreductase, with protein MSKSFATVDGNEAAAHVAHRLSEVCAIYPITPSSSMGELADEWSSRGRKNIWGTVPTVIEMQSEGGAAGAVHGALQSGALTTTFTASQGLLLMIPNMYKIAGELTSTVFHVTARTIATHALSIFGDHSDVMAVRSTGWAMLCSANIQEAHDQALIATAATLESRIPFMHFFDGFRTSHEVQKLELLSDDDLRALINDELIFAHRLRALSPNHPVIRGTAQNPDVFFQGREASAPFYKQCPGIVQAVMDRFAARTGRAYKLFEYVGAPDADRVVVIMGSGSDTVLETVEYLNARGEKVGVLRVRLYRPFSADHFLGALPSSVKSLAVLDRTKEPGALGDPLFTDVVCALAARGGHQPHVIGGRYGLSSKEFTPAMVNSVFAELKSGTPKKQFTVGIDDDVSHSSLTYNPTFSVEAPDVFRARFYGLGADGTVGANKNSIKIIGDETNLFAQGYFVYDSKKSGAITVSHLRFGPRPIRSCYLVTDPNFVACHQPGFLDKYDMLSDAQVGATFLLNTALPKDKIWDTLPREVQQSLLDKKIKFYIIDAYRVAAEVGMGTLINTIMQTCFFAISGVLPRDEAIAAIKKTIRKTYEKKGEHIVAKNFEAVDGTLANLVEVPLPAKVTASRTRPAVVSDKAPEFMRGVLAKIIEGNGDSLPVSAFPPDGTFPLTTSVWEKRAIALEVPIWDTDWCIQCNKCVMVCPHAAIRAKVVPGDQVNGKRPEAFKTMTYSGTDVPGEGLLYTLQVAPEDCTGCGLCIDVCPAKNKREPRLKAINLEPLPNVRERESVNWDYFLSLPAVPREELRISTVKGAQLLEPLFEFSGACSGCGETPYIKLLTQLFGDRAMIANATGCSSIYGANLPTTPYSVNAQGRGPAWANSLFEDNAEFGLGFRVTLDKQTEYATELLQALRGEVGTELADAILSASQSTESEITAQRRRVADLKGKLANIKSSQARQLESLADKLVKHAVWIVGGDGWAYDIGYGGLDHVISMGRNVNILVLDTGVYSNTGGQCSKATPLGAVAKFAAGGKPVPRKDLAMMAINYGHVYVAQVAFGSNDLQTLRAFQEAENFDGPSLIIAYSHCIAHGIDMGQGLQQHKKVVDSAAWPLFRYDPRRKENGELPLQLDSKPPKLRVRDWAYSETRFKMLTHSNPVEAEHLMNLAEKDIKARWDIYMQMAGLHPNPDSVPAGGTS; from the coding sequence ATGAGTAAATCATTCGCGACGGTGGACGGCAACGAAGCTGCGGCTCACGTTGCACACCGTCTATCCGAAGTCTGCGCTATCTACCCGATTACGCCCAGTTCGAGTATGGGCGAATTGGCTGACGAATGGTCGTCGCGCGGACGCAAGAATATTTGGGGCACCGTCCCCACTGTCATCGAGATGCAGAGTGAAGGCGGCGCTGCCGGTGCAGTGCACGGCGCGCTTCAATCCGGTGCCCTGACAACGACGTTCACCGCGTCGCAGGGCCTGCTCTTGATGATTCCGAACATGTACAAAATCGCGGGTGAATTGACCAGCACGGTCTTTCATGTAACCGCGCGCACAATCGCGACGCACGCGCTTTCGATATTTGGCGACCATTCAGACGTTATGGCCGTGCGTTCGACGGGTTGGGCGATGCTCTGTTCGGCGAACATCCAGGAGGCGCACGATCAGGCCTTGATCGCCACGGCCGCGACCCTCGAAAGTCGCATTCCATTTATGCACTTTTTCGATGGATTTCGCACGAGTCATGAGGTCCAGAAGCTCGAACTCCTAAGTGACGATGACCTGCGTGCGTTGATCAACGACGAGTTGATTTTCGCCCATCGGCTGCGGGCGCTCTCGCCAAATCATCCGGTGATTCGCGGCACCGCCCAGAATCCCGATGTGTTCTTCCAAGGCCGCGAAGCCTCGGCGCCGTTCTACAAGCAATGTCCAGGCATTGTCCAAGCGGTCATGGATCGCTTCGCCGCCCGTACCGGCCGCGCCTACAAACTGTTCGAGTACGTTGGTGCACCGGATGCCGATCGAGTAGTCGTTATCATGGGCTCGGGCTCGGACACCGTGCTCGAAACTGTCGAGTATCTGAACGCCCGCGGCGAGAAGGTCGGAGTGCTGCGTGTCCGCCTCTACCGTCCGTTTTCGGCTGATCATTTTCTTGGGGCGTTGCCGTCGAGTGTGAAGTCGCTGGCGGTGCTTGATCGCACCAAAGAGCCCGGCGCACTGGGCGATCCCCTGTTCACCGACGTTGTCTGCGCCTTGGCCGCCCGCGGTGGTCATCAACCGCATGTCATCGGCGGACGTTACGGGCTCTCGTCGAAGGAGTTCACTCCGGCGATGGTCAACTCGGTATTTGCCGAGCTTAAGAGCGGCACACCGAAAAAGCAATTCACCGTCGGCATTGACGACGATGTGTCACATTCAAGTTTGACGTATAATCCAACGTTCTCCGTCGAAGCCCCTGACGTATTTCGCGCGCGTTTCTATGGACTCGGGGCGGACGGTACCGTCGGCGCCAACAAGAACTCCATTAAGATTATCGGCGACGAAACGAACCTGTTTGCCCAGGGCTATTTCGTTTATGACTCGAAAAAGTCCGGCGCCATCACGGTTTCACATCTGCGTTTTGGACCGCGCCCGATTCGATCCTGCTATCTGGTGACGGACCCGAATTTCGTGGCTTGCCATCAGCCCGGCTTTTTGGACAAGTACGACATGTTGAGCGATGCTCAAGTCGGCGCGACGTTTCTGTTGAACACGGCGCTTCCCAAGGACAAGATTTGGGACACGCTGCCACGCGAGGTGCAGCAGAGCCTGCTGGATAAGAAGATCAAGTTCTACATCATTGACGCTTACCGTGTTGCCGCCGAAGTCGGCATGGGTACGCTGATCAACACGATCATGCAGACCTGTTTCTTTGCGATTTCGGGCGTGTTGCCGCGCGACGAAGCGATAGCCGCGATCAAGAAGACGATTCGCAAGACCTACGAGAAGAAGGGCGAGCATATTGTCGCCAAGAATTTCGAGGCTGTGGACGGCACTCTGGCGAATCTTGTGGAGGTGCCGCTGCCCGCCAAGGTGACGGCATCGCGCACACGTCCGGCGGTAGTGTCGGATAAGGCGCCCGAGTTCATGCGCGGCGTGCTGGCGAAGATTATTGAGGGCAACGGCGATAGCTTGCCAGTCTCGGCGTTCCCGCCGGACGGCACGTTCCCGCTGACGACGTCTGTATGGGAAAAGCGTGCGATCGCGCTGGAAGTGCCGATCTGGGATACCGATTGGTGCATTCAGTGTAACAAGTGCGTGATGGTCTGTCCGCATGCGGCGATTCGCGCGAAGGTGGTACCCGGTGATCAGGTAAACGGCAAGCGTCCCGAAGCGTTCAAGACGATGACCTATAGCGGGACCGATGTTCCGGGTGAAGGCTTGCTCTACACGCTGCAAGTTGCGCCGGAAGATTGTACCGGCTGCGGTTTGTGCATTGACGTTTGTCCCGCCAAGAACAAACGCGAACCTCGTTTGAAAGCGATCAATCTGGAACCGTTGCCGAACGTACGCGAACGCGAAAGTGTGAACTGGGACTACTTCCTCAGTCTGCCGGCGGTTCCGCGCGAGGAGCTTCGCATTAGCACGGTCAAGGGCGCGCAACTGCTCGAGCCGCTGTTTGAGTTCTCGGGTGCCTGTTCGGGCTGCGGCGAAACGCCGTACATCAAGCTACTCACCCAGCTCTTCGGCGATCGCGCGATGATCGCCAACGCGACCGGCTGTTCGTCCATCTATGGAGCGAATCTGCCAACGACGCCCTATTCCGTGAATGCACAAGGTCGCGGCCCAGCGTGGGCCAACTCGCTGTTTGAAGACAATGCTGAATTCGGCTTGGGCTTCCGCGTCACACTCGACAAGCAAACTGAATACGCGACGGAGCTCTTGCAAGCGTTGCGCGGTGAAGTTGGGACCGAGTTGGCGGATGCAATTCTTTCGGCATCACAGTCAACGGAAAGTGAAATCACGGCACAGCGCCGCCGCGTCGCCGATTTGAAGGGTAAACTTGCCAACATCAAGTCGTCGCAAGCGCGTCAGCTCGAGAGCCTGGCCGACAAGTTGGTCAAACACGCCGTCTGGATCGTCGGTGGTGACGGTTGGGCTTACGATATCGGGTATGGCGGTCTTGACCACGTGATCTCAATGGGCCGCAATGTCAACATTCTCGTGCTCGACACGGGTGTTTATTCCAACACTGGCGGACAGTGTTCGAAAGCCACGCCGCTTGGCGCGGTAGCCAAGTTCGCCGCGGGCGGCAAGCCCGTGCCGCGCAAGGACCTCGCGATGATGGCGATCAATTACGGCCACGTGTACGTTGCGCAAGTGGCGTTCGGGTCAAACGATTTGCAAACGCTGCGAGCATTCCAGGAAGCTGAAAACTTCGACGGTCCCTCGCTGATTATCGCCTACTCGCATTGCATTGCCCATGGTATTGACATGGGTCAGGGCTTGCAGCAGCATAAAAAGGTTGTGGACAGCGCCGCCTGGCCGCTTTTCCGCTACGATCCGCGACGCAAAGAGAACGGTGAACTCCCGTTGCAGCTTGATTCTAAGCCGCCAAAGCTGAGAGTCCGCGACTGGGCATACAGCGAGACGCGTTTTAAGATGTTGACGCATAGTAACCCTGTCGAAGCCGAACATCTCATGAATCTCGCCGAGAAAGACATCAAGGCGCGCTGGGACATCTATATGCAAATGGCCGGTCTACATCCCAATCCGGACTCTGTCCCGGCCGGAGGCACATCATGA